One stretch of Candidatus Bathyarchaeia archaeon DNA includes these proteins:
- a CDS encoding helix-turn-helix transcriptional regulator: MQRAIVVVVVTLLAVSFVGLTLYFVTEDFGSGRGHGAQMTTDAGVSRSLWLLVFAVPLAVAAVVAVYGVLFPPIKTQKTPKTIEQTSLPVAPAQPSEPTAQDSSQRLDAVLRILNEDERKIIEVLAAAPDGTMLQRDIRWKAGLTRVKTHRVLVRLAARGIVNVEKYYNTKKVTLSDWITQNRKT, encoded by the coding sequence ATGCAAAGAGCTATCGTGGTCGTGGTTGTTACGCTGTTAGCTGTTAGTTTTGTTGGGTTAACGCTCTACTTTGTCACAGAGGACTTTGGCAGCGGGAGAGGACACGGAGCACAAATGACAACAGACGCGGGAGTTTCCCGTTCATTGTGGCTTTTGGTCTTCGCTGTTCCGTTAGCTGTTGCAGCGGTTGTTGCCGTTTATGGCGTGTTGTTTCCGCCGATAAAAACCCAGAAAACACCTAAGACCATAGAGCAAACATCGTTACCTGTTGCGCCTGCCCAGCCTTCAGAGCCCACCGCGCAAGACAGCAGCCAGAGGCTTGATGCTGTGCTTCGCATTCTCAACGAAGATGAACGCAAGATAATTGAAGTTTTAGCTGCCGCTCCAGACGGAACCATGCTTCAGCGGGACATCCGTTGGAAAGCTGGATTAACCCGCGTGAAGACTCATCGAGTGCTGGTTAGGCTTGCGGCTAGAGGCATCGTGAATGTGGAAAAATATTACAACACAAAAAAGGTGACTTTGTCAGATTGGATAACTCAAAACCGAAAAACGTGA
- a CDS encoding plasma-membrane proton-efflux P-type ATPase → MPKPNTDPDSSHATQTVAETLTEAQMEMGLTSAQAQQTLLEYGFNEVPEKRPNPVLQFAKKFWGLTAWMLELIIVLSWFLQKYADVYIVLGLLIFNAILGFEEEYRASGAVDALKDKLRVNARVLRDGIWRLLPARELVPGDVVRIRAGDFVPADVQLTAGALEVDQSALTGESLTVQKQAGEVVYSGSIVKRGESSGVVSATGVKTYFGRTAQLVQLAKPKLHIEKVISSVIRWLLVIDSSLIGVALVFSFLWGFGILEVLPIVLVLLMSAIPVALPAMFTVSMSIGAKELSKKGVLVTRLNAVEAAATMNVLCADKTGTITMNRLSIAKVFPADGFTESDVVFYGALASQQANQDPIDLAFLNMAKEQKLPLDSFVQRAFVPFDAKTRRTQATLQRGNEECTVTKGAVNTIAEAIGLKEHELSSLKSQVEAYAAKGYRTLAVAKTLSEGRFQLVGLAALYDMPRPDSNQLIHELQELGVSVKLLTGDALPIAQETAKSVELGDKILSAAELKDYIEADPIEAQLQAEKSDGFAEVFPEDKYTIVKSLQAGSRVVGMTGDGVNDAPALRQAEVGIAVSNATDVAKGAASVVLVDEGLTGIVDLVKNGRVIYERITAWILGKIIRTLQIALFVVFAFIFTGNYIVTAYTVVLFFFLTDFVKISISTDNFRWSQKPDTWDIKGAVTASMILGVAVTLESFILLYMVLNWFHINLNDPALYTFTFEILFYSAAFLIFNVREREHFWDSMPSKTLLLSSIISIITATVIATTGLPGLTPVAFWQTMLVLAFSALFALVVNDSVKFVMVKKAGIKW, encoded by the coding sequence TTGCCTAAACCGAACACAGACCCCGACTCTTCACATGCTACGCAGACTGTAGCAGAGACGCTTACTGAAGCACAGATGGAAATGGGGTTAACTTCCGCGCAGGCACAACAGACGCTATTGGAATACGGGTTTAACGAGGTTCCCGAAAAGCGACCTAACCCTGTTTTGCAGTTTGCCAAAAAATTCTGGGGATTAACCGCTTGGATGCTGGAACTCATTATCGTGCTGTCGTGGTTTTTGCAAAAATACGCCGACGTCTACATTGTGCTGGGGCTGCTCATATTCAACGCCATCTTGGGCTTTGAGGAAGAATACCGCGCGTCAGGCGCCGTGGACGCCCTCAAAGACAAACTCCGCGTAAACGCCCGCGTTCTGCGTGATGGCATCTGGCGTCTTCTTCCCGCACGGGAACTGGTGCCCGGTGATGTGGTGCGCATCAGGGCAGGCGACTTTGTACCCGCCGACGTGCAGTTAACAGCGGGTGCTCTCGAAGTGGATCAGTCCGCGCTCACAGGGGAATCATTGACGGTGCAGAAACAGGCTGGCGAAGTGGTTTACTCGGGTTCTATTGTTAAGCGTGGCGAATCCAGCGGTGTCGTTTCGGCGACGGGCGTCAAAACCTACTTTGGGCGCACGGCACAGCTGGTTCAACTTGCAAAACCCAAACTGCACATTGAAAAGGTCATTTCCAGCGTCATACGGTGGCTGCTGGTTATTGACTCCTCTCTTATTGGGGTGGCGTTAGTTTTCTCTTTCCTGTGGGGCTTTGGCATCTTGGAAGTACTCCCTATCGTTCTGGTGCTCCTGATGTCGGCTATCCCCGTGGCTTTGCCCGCTATGTTCACCGTAAGCATGTCTATCGGCGCGAAGGAACTTAGCAAAAAAGGGGTGCTGGTCACAAGGCTTAACGCTGTTGAAGCCGCCGCCACCATGAACGTATTGTGCGCAGACAAAACTGGAACCATAACCATGAACCGGCTATCAATCGCCAAAGTTTTCCCCGCCGACGGCTTTACGGAAAGTGATGTGGTGTTTTATGGCGCTTTGGCGTCGCAGCAAGCAAACCAAGACCCCATCGACTTGGCTTTCCTGAACATGGCTAAAGAGCAAAAGTTGCCGCTTGATTCGTTTGTGCAACGAGCATTTGTTCCGTTTGACGCCAAAACCCGCAGAACCCAAGCCACCCTACAGCGGGGCAACGAAGAGTGCACGGTGACTAAAGGCGCAGTTAACACCATAGCCGAAGCCATCGGGCTCAAGGAGCATGAGCTTTCAAGTTTAAAGAGCCAAGTCGAAGCGTACGCAGCCAAGGGTTACCGCACCTTAGCAGTCGCCAAAACCCTCAGTGAGGGGCGTTTTCAGCTTGTGGGGTTGGCAGCGCTCTATGACATGCCCCGCCCTGACTCCAACCAGCTTATCCACGAGTTGCAGGAGTTGGGGGTCTCGGTGAAGCTGCTTACGGGCGATGCGTTGCCTATCGCGCAGGAAACCGCCAAAAGCGTTGAGTTAGGTGACAAAATCCTAAGTGCCGCGGAACTTAAAGACTACATTGAAGCGGACCCCATTGAGGCGCAGTTGCAGGCGGAAAAAAGTGATGGGTTTGCGGAGGTTTTTCCTGAGGATAAGTACACGATTGTGAAGAGTTTGCAGGCGGGTAGCCGCGTGGTAGGCATGACAGGTGATGGCGTGAATGATGCGCCCGCGTTAAGGCAAGCCGAAGTGGGTATAGCGGTGAGCAACGCAACTGATGTGGCTAAGGGCGCGGCGAGCGTGGTGCTGGTTGATGAAGGCTTAACAGGCATCGTGGACTTGGTCAAAAATGGCAGAGTAATTTATGAGCGGATAACGGCGTGGATTCTGGGCAAAATCATTCGAACCCTGCAGATTGCCCTCTTTGTGGTTTTCGCTTTCATTTTCACAGGTAACTACATCGTGACGGCGTACACGGTGGTTTTGTTCTTCTTTTTGACGGATTTTGTAAAAATTTCCATATCCACCGACAACTTCCGGTGGTCTCAAAAACCCGACACCTGGGACATCAAAGGCGCCGTGACAGCCTCCATGATTCTAGGCGTCGCAGTCACATTGGAGTCCTTCATCCTCTTGTATATGGTGCTTAACTGGTTCCACATAAACCTCAACGACCCTGCGCTTTACACGTTCACTTTCGAAATTCTCTTCTACTCAGCAGCGTTCCTGATTTTCAACGTCCGCGAAAGAGAACACTTCTGGGACTCCATGCCCAGCAAAACCCTGCTCCTCTCCAGCATCATCAGCATAATAACCGCAACCGTCATAGCCACAACAGGACTGCCTGGGTTAACTCCTGTTGCTTTCTGGCAAACCATGCTGGTGTTGGCGTTCTCCGCGTTGTTTGCCCTTGTCGTAAATGACTCCGTAAAGTTTGTTATGGTGAAGAAAGCAGGCATCAAATGGTAG
- a CDS encoding radical SAM protein has protein sequence MANSKAPLYMVTWRCTRNCVGSCMYCSYTKEYAKDKELSTKEAYHMVDEIHDFGSPWFGISGGEPLVRDDIFDIIAYAEKEYGMEVSLITSGFAFDQERLDKLAKYEVHTAVSVDGNRESNDIIRRKGGYDKALYAMKKLSENDILDCVVTTMTKYNIKDMAHPAALGAEYNARMVVYHNLVPVGRAGSNMPDLAPTPEEYETAFDEIYDLQRKLMGKVKINVYSPFYARIVRQKNPVDFWDWYQNGYLGRCTIGGNYVSITENGDFRSCGFHEGYRLGNVKEKKLTQVWDEIQHSELHLKLRDKSNIKGKCGVCEYREICGGCRTRAEYYTGDLFESDPACNYVPKVLREDPNYLKKQ, from the coding sequence ATGGCTAACTCTAAAGCCCCCCTGTACATGGTAACGTGGCGATGTACAAGAAATTGTGTGGGTAGCTGCATGTACTGCAGTTACACCAAAGAATACGCCAAAGATAAAGAATTAAGCACCAAAGAAGCTTATCACATGGTTGATGAGATTCACGATTTTGGTTCTCCATGGTTTGGAATTAGCGGAGGAGAACCCCTTGTGCGTGATGACATTTTTGACATAATTGCCTACGCAGAAAAAGAGTATGGCATGGAAGTCAGTCTTATCACAAGCGGGTTTGCGTTTGACCAAGAGCGTCTGGATAAACTAGCAAAGTATGAAGTACATACAGCTGTTAGTGTGGACGGCAACCGCGAGTCAAACGACATCATCAGGCGCAAAGGCGGCTATGATAAAGCGCTTTACGCCATGAAGAAGCTGTCGGAAAACGACATTTTAGACTGCGTCGTCACAACCATGACTAAATACAACATCAAAGACATGGCGCACCCTGCAGCGTTAGGCGCAGAATACAACGCCCGCATGGTTGTATACCACAACTTGGTCCCTGTGGGCAGAGCAGGCAGCAACATGCCCGACTTGGCTCCAACCCCTGAAGAGTACGAAACAGCTTTTGACGAAATCTATGACCTGCAACGAAAACTCATGGGCAAAGTCAAAATCAACGTTTACTCACCCTTCTACGCGCGAATTGTGCGCCAGAAAAACCCTGTGGACTTCTGGGACTGGTACCAAAACGGATACTTAGGCAGATGCACCATCGGCGGCAACTATGTCAGCATAACCGAAAACGGCGACTTCCGCAGTTGCGGCTTCCACGAAGGTTACCGGTTAGGCAACGTTAAAGAAAAGAAGCTAACCCAAGTCTGGGATGAAATTCAGCACAGCGAGTTGCATTTGAAGCTGCGTGACAAGAGCAACATCAAAGGCAAATGCGGTGTTTGCGAGTACCGGGAAATTTGTGGGGGTTGTCGGACACGCGCCGAATATTACACGGGCGACTTGTTTGAATCTGACCCCGCGTGCAACTACGTGCCTAAAGTTCTGCGTGAGGACCCCAACTACCTCAAAAAGCAGTAA